Below is a genomic region from Triticum dicoccoides isolate Atlit2015 ecotype Zavitan chromosome 5A, WEW_v2.0, whole genome shotgun sequence.
TGCACATTCTTACTAGCGCTGTAAGAATGTGCAAAGCCCATGGCCCATGGCCCATGTAATTGCGGCGAGAAGGCCTGGTCGTCCATATGCACGTCCGGGCTGTGGCCGGCCTTCCCCTTCCGCGCATCGGCGACCACTTCGCTAGTTTGCTGCAGCGTGGGGAGTGGATCTCCGGCGAGAGCAAGACTAGCTCCGATGGCGAGCCGAGGCGGATACGCCTGGGCCCTCGCGGCGGGCCTCAACGCCGCGCTCGCCGCCATCTCCGCCAAGTTCTTCGCGCCCATGGTACCGAACCAATCCTCTCTCCTTTCCCTCCGATCTGAACTTcttctcaccttacctgcaagtctgCAGCCCCCTTAATTTAGGTTGCTCCAGCCTCCCGGACGGTACATGAATCTCCGACATAGCTGTCCCGAGTTACCAGTTAGCGAATTCGATAGCGAGTGTGGGCCTGTGACCTTATAACTGGTAGAAGCAAGACTGAATTCAAGCTGAAATCGCGATTTATTTCATGGTGAAATTACTCCCTGTGTTGACTAGCATAACATGAAGGGTACAGTAGCTTGGGATCAGCACTTAAAGGGTTCAGTTTCTCCTAGATTGAGATCAGTGCTGCCTGCTTGAAATTTTTTGACAAAATTTCCCCTGCTTCGGAACACAGGGCTGACGATGACTGTCACTGACTGTGATCTTGCCTTCCTCAGTTGCTCAAATACGGAATGGTGATACTTTTCAACGTGACAATGTGGGGGTGCTACGTGAACAGCCTCAAAGCTTTGTCGTCCCTCCAGGCAACGGTCACCAACTTCGCCGCCAACTTCATCTCGTCAGGTCTTGCAGGGTATTTCCTGTTTCAGGAACCTCTGCCTTCTAAGGTActtcctccgttcagaaatataagatgttttggatatttcagtatggactacatacagactgaaatgagtgaacaaacacactaaagctTGTCTATATTCATCcgattcagaaaaaagttagaacatcttatatttgtgaacagagggagtactattttaaCAATTCTCCATTTTCCGTAATGGCAGTAGTGCATGTTAAGGAAGCCTTTAATTTTATTTCCATTGGTTTGTGATCTCCTTTAAAATCAGCAATTTCCTTAAACAACTCGCTTCTTGCTCAATTGGAGTGGACATTCCATAACATAAAGATGACCAATTTTTGCTATATCATTGAGTAGTTACTGCAGATGACATACATAGATGCTGCTAAATTTTGACAGATTTGATGACTTAATTTTGCTAATTTTTGGAATTATTTTTTCACTTAACTGCACTCAGCATTTTTAACTTGGAGCTATGTCCATACAGTGGTTTGCAGGTGCCAGTCTGATCATTCTTGGTGTGTTCATCCTCAGCAAATCAAGTATTGAGGAGAAAGTGAACTCTGATTGATTGGGAGTTGCTACCAGTCTGTTAGCTGGGACATAAATTTTGCAAGCTTATTCCTATATTTCCAGTGGCTGTGTGCTCGTCCTGATGCAATGCTAAGTATCCGAAAATAATGTGTGCATTTGGTCTCAGCTCATCCACTAACATGTACACTAGTACAGTTTAAGATACACCACCCAATTTGTAACGGTTTAAGATACACCACCCAATTTGTAATTTGTAAGTAAGAAGTGAGCACATGATCTAAGAGTTGCTTGCTTTGGTTTCAACGGGAGGGCATTCAAACTGTTGTAGCATTATCGGTGGATCTTTTTTGTTCTTTGCATTTCTCCTGTTGTAAATTTGTGACATCACAGTTAAGTTGATTACTTATTATTTCTAGTTTGTCTATTGTCTCTGGTGCCATCTTCTGATACTGTGTAGGGTTTTCCATGATGAAACAATTCAAGTTTATGGTTGAAGCAGTCATCCATCCAGCATTTGCTAGGTATATCCTGATCAGCCCTAGCCATAGCCGGTATGAACAACAGTTTGATAGATATTCTGGATGCTATTTCAAATCCGGGAAAACTGCTGTTGGTACTGCTGTAACGATCATTAGCATTTCAGTTGCTGTGCCCTTTGTGTTAGCATGTGTCTTTAGCATTACAAGATCCCTTTCCACAGTGGCTCCTGAAGGACTGTTCATGTTGCTCCGGTACAAGAGTCATTCgtcaggtgcaccatcgacagcagCTTTGCATTCACCATGCCTCCCTGAGACAGCAAAATATGTTTTCGTGTCAACATCTTGCGCATTTGTTTAGCCGTTCCATTCATCTACAGGAGAATGTGTTCCGCAGTTTGCTGATAGGTGAAGTTTCGTCATCAGTATGAGCGACAGCATCATATTGTCAGTGAGGAAGTTCATGTGTGATCAAAATACCATGTTTCATGGCATTGGTCAAAATTGGCGCTTTTCTAAGTTTATTCAGCAACTTGCTTCCTGGTAAGAGTGGTAATATCAATATCATAATGAGTATTCATTGCTGACAGTAAAGATAAATTCAATGACTtgtttttgctaaattttgtagtgcTTATTTTGTATTGCCCTGGCTTTGGAGATAAATGTTACTGAATTTTTTGCTGGTTTAATTATTTAGTTTTGTGAGATTTTGGAAACTTTTTTTTTTGTTTACTACGCTGCACTCAGCTTTTTGACTTGGGAGCTTATTTCTTAGAAAATTTGAATTGGAAGCTTTCTACATACAGTGGTTTGCAAGTGCCAGTCTGATCACTCTTGGTGTTTTTATCCTCAGCAAAGCAAGCGTTGAGAACAAACCGAACCCTGATTAGGTGGGAAATTTCTGGCACAGAGTGTTTGTTGTACCATAATCTATGTCAGCTTATAAGGGTGAACTCATCTGTGCTACTGATATGCCAAGATTTTGACCATTTGGTCAATACATTGTGCCAGTTATGTTTTGTACTTCTGCTCGTCTACTAACTGTGACTGATATACCCGCAAGGTGCCCCTGGAGGTGAGGCCCATCACATGTTTTGTAATTTGTAAGTATGAACAAGCGATCTAAGAATTGTTTGCTTTGATTTCAGGGGGAGGACGTTCAAACTGCTGTAGTACTATCTACGAGGGACGTTTCCCATGGTAAATTTGTGGCATCACAGTTAAGCTGGTCTCACTATTTCTTGTCATGAGTCTTGCTGGCGCTGCTACATCTGATGCTGTACAGTGTGTTCCCTGGTGAATAGTAGGGACGATAGAAGCAGCCACCCTTCCATCATAAGCGATTAAGCGCATGTCCTGTCAGTCCTCGCCCTAGATCGTCCATTGCCCATATGAACAGTTCGATAGGTACTCAGAATGCCAATTTAATGCAATAGGTAATGTTGGATTGAAATCCAACGGCTGCCCTCGTGTTCCCCCTCCAGCCCAGCCTGAGCTTCTACATTCTCCTTCTTCCTCCACCCTGACCCAACCACCTCCACGCCCCTAAGCATATGCCGCCGTCACTGTGGCCAGCGGGCACTGCTGTGGCGCCAGCCCTCGTGTCTCCATCACTCCCAGCCATCCCTCTAAACCGCGGCACCATCTCCGGTGCCGGCGACCCCATGGACCCTGCACTCAAACCTGCCAACACTCTGCCACTCCTCCGCCAGCGACGCTGCGTTGCCCCCGCTCTCCGGCAAGGTCCTGGGGAGCCCTCCCTGTGGACGCTTCAGCAGGCCTCGGCATTCCCTTGTCTGGCTCGAACGCTGGCCTTATACGTGCCACCCGGGATCGACCTAATGCAGATAAGAATGCTTTTTCGAAACTGAAAAACTGTTGTAGCCTTGTAGGTATGCTGTAACGATCACTAGCTTCTGAGTTGCTGTGCCCGATGTATTAGCCCTTGTCTTTAGCACCATTACAAGTGGCTCCTGAAGGACAGTTCATGTTCATCCGGTACGAGAATCCTTCGTCAGGTGCACCGTCGACAGGGGCATGGCCCTCCAGGAGACAGGCAAATATGCGTTTGGCATCAGCAACATCTTGCGTCTTCGATTAGCCGTTCCATTCCATTGTTCTACAGGAGAATATGTTCTGCAGTTTTCTTATAGGTGAACGGCCAACACCATCATTGTCTCTGAGTCAAAATACCATGTTTTATGGTATCGGTCAAAATTGGCGCTTTTCTAAGTTTATTCAGCTTATTGGGCAACTTGCTTCTTGGTAAGAGTGGCAATATCCATAGCATTATGAGTATTCATTGTTGAAAATAAAGATAAATCCAATGACTtacttttgctaaattttgtagtgcTGACTTTGAAGACAAATGTTGCTGATTGTTTTACTGGTTTAATTATTTAGTTTTGCGAGGTTTCAGAAACTTTTTGACTTGGGAGCTGTATCCATAGAGTTGTTTGCGAGTGCCAGTCTGATCATTCTTGGTCTTTTTTTATTCTCGTCCAGCGTTGAGAACAAACTGAACTCTGATTAAGTGAGAAATTTTCTGCCACAGAGTGTTTGCTGTACCATAATCCATGTCAGCTTCTAAGTGAAAATTCGTCTGTGCTCATGCTATGGCAATATTTTTGAGCATAAGTTGATCATTTGGTCAATACATTGTGTCAATTATGTTTAAAATAACTTCAGCTCTGTAACTGATACACCTGCGTGGTGCCGCTGAAGGTGACATCATGCTCACCTTGTTAAATATGGTAAGTATGAACAAGCGCATGATCTAAGAATTCATTGCTTTATTTGACAAGGAGGGCATTCAAACTTGTCTAGTATTGTGTATATGAATGGCCTTTTTCATTTTTTCCATGGTTATTTTTTTAAGGACATACATTAAGAAGAGCAATATATTCGTTTGGGAGGTACGTCCTGATCAACCAGTCCTGGCCACCTCCGTAGCCAATACGAACAACAGTTTGTTGATAGATACTGTACTCTGGATGCTATTTCAAATCTGGGGGAAACTGCTGTGGGTACTGCTGTAACGATCACCAGCTTGTAGTATCCGTAGCCGATGTCCTTAGCACCGTTACAAGATCCCTTTCGACGGTGGCTCCTGATCCCTGAAGGACGCTTCATGTTCATCCGGTACCCCTTCGTCGGGTGCGCCGTCGACAGGGGAACAGCCTCCAGTAGACTGCGGAGCAAGTGTCTGTTTGGTAGTACCAGGAGCACCTTGCGTGCTCGTTTAGCCATTTCATTCGTCCACACGAGAATGTGTTTTGCAGTTTTCTGATGGCTGAACGTTCGTTGTCAGTACGAGCGACAGCATCATTGTCGGTGAGGAAGTTTATGTGCGGTCGTGCTATCAGCCGGTGGATGTGACGATCAGCTTCTCTGTGAAGCAGCTGAGGACAAAATTACTCCGCGAGAGAGAAAGAAAAAACTGTGAAGATGAGATTTCAGACGGTGATGGCAATCAAGGTGCGGATGCTGGCTTCAGCGCGAAGCATGTGCGAGTATCGATCTTGCCTGAAACTGGACACCGGTCGAGTCCCAGGGATAGGAGTTTGTTGCAGCCAGAATCGTGGGAAAGGAGGCGTGGAGAGGAGCACATGCGTCTCATTTGAGCAGCCTTTTGGGACGGCGGCAGCGGCATGGATCGCCACTTATGTTGACTCGCACAGTGCGGCGCGTTCCTGAAGAAAATATTCCCATGACAAACGGGGGTAGGCCCGGCCCGACCCGGCTGGGATTCTCGGCGGATAGGACAGAGCCGGCCAACTTTGATTCCGAGGCGACGCCatggtttttgttttgtttgatGATGAGGATCGCGATCGGGAATACTGACGGTACTGCCGGATGATGGATGCGATGCGAAATCCACAGACGCACGAGCACACGCCCGCGTGAATTAACCAGACACGGACGGACCTTGTCTTGCACACCACCCTCATCATGGTGTTGTGTGGGACGCATCCGACACGGTACGACAAGCGTCCGTCCCGGCCCAGCCCTGCTTCATGGCGCCGGCCCGCCGGACACCTGGCCTGGCTGGACCGACGACCGGACAAACCaaggtcgtcgtcgtcgtcgccgccgcctctgGTCCTAGGAAAGCAAGCAACACGGCAGAGTTATTAGCCGGAAACAGCGGGCGCCGAGCTTTCGCTTCGGCGAGCTGGAGCGTGTGATCAAGGCCCGGGCAGCTGGCGAGCATGCGACGGGCTCGGGTTAATTCCGACGTGGAGAGCAGTAAATAAATACAAGGCGTCGTGAAAGAGAAGGAAACGGGCGCCTTTCCGGCCCTCGGAGTCGCCATCACCAGATAACCCCGGCTGGGCCTCGGCCGCCCActtcccccctcccccgcccgcgccgCGCCAGTATATTCACTCGCCGCGCTCTCCTTCCTCCGCCCCCCAACGCACGCGCGCGCATAGGAGGAGCAGACCAGCTAGCCGCGCCTCGATCGCAATGGCGCCGGAGCAAGGGTCGCGTGGCGCcaaggccgacgcggcggccatgGAGACGgcgggccgaggaggaggagggcggccgTCGTCGGGGGCGGAGGCGGGGTGGGCGTGGTCGTGGGCGTGCTGCGCCGTGGCGGCGGGCGTGGCGGCGGTGGGGCTGGCGGGGGCCGGGGTGCTGGTGTGGTGGGCGGTGGCGTTCCACCCGGCGCGGGAGCAGCTCTGGATGGTGCCCGTcggcctcgtcctcctcggcaCCCCGCTCGTCGCCTGGCTCTCCCTCTTCGCCTCCGGCGCGTGCCGCCGCCTCGGGACCAGCCACCACCACCCGCCTCCGGCCGAGCGATGAGAGTGAGACACACACGATCCCATCTCGGCAGCTCCGCGAGCACGCATCGATCAGTGTTTCTTCCGGTCCCGATTCTTGATCCTGGCTGTGAATTACATCTTCTTTCGTTTCTCTCGGTCGCACTAGCAGCGGCAGCCGTGTTAGCATAGCTTCTAGTACTCTGTTGTTGGTGTTTCTTGTCGTTTAAGATGATCGGAATGTAAGCAGCAGTTGCCGCTACCTCAGTGCCGATGAGTATTATTTGGCTGGTAGGCCCGCAGATTAGTTGGATAAGTATCGTACTCCTACGTACGTGCAATTTTTGTGTACAAAGAAAAGGGTTTCCGTAGCCCCGCAGATTATTCTACTCCGAGGCATACGTGGTAAATTCTCCTTCTCACAGACTGAGTGAGTGGCTGACAGTGATTCGATCGGCAGTCAGACAGTCCACTCAGGCTCAGAGGTTTTTTTTTGAAACACTCAGGCTCAGTTATGACTGACACGGTGCTAAATATATACTGAAGTGTACAGTGCAAGATTCGATTCTGAAGTATTTTTAGGTTAGCCTGCATTCCCTAACCCGTGCTACAGCTACCCCAGAACGCCACGGCCGGGAAAGAAGCTGGTAGTATTATTTTTACTGGCCATTAAGCCATAGATCATGGCTTAATGACGATCGAGCTCCCCCATGTACGCATGTGGCATGCAATCCGTCTTCCAGAAGGAGCCTCCCCCATGTACTGCATGCAGTGGAGATTTTGCGGACGCAGTGAAGGCCTGATGGCAACTGTTGTACCGTCGGCTTCAACCATGCACGGCCTGGGCTCCGGCGTCAGTGAGAGATGGACTTGGAGAAGTCGTGCGTGGCTCATTGTCCGACGTCAATGTCAGTCGGTACGCGTGAGCAAGTGTGTGCACGTGTTGCGTGGGTGCATGGGCGGGTGACGTGCGGTCGTGGGAGAGAAGTGGCGCATGTCTCGTGCTGTCAACGTAGCGTACGCGCCTCTCTGGTCGAAAACGAGAGGACCGGAGATgagaggagaagaggaggagtagcTTTTGCGAGGCTCACGTCCATGGGACGCTTCTCTTGGTGCTGCAAACGGACAAACCTGCAAGAATCTGGCCGCGATCGGAGAATCGCTGCGCCGTGACTGCCGCGCCGCTGCTTTTATGTAAGTACGTACGTGTTTTTCGAGCAGATACGCTGCTGGATCCTCGCCCGCCCACGTGTGCGCCGAGCGCAGGCGACTGCCGCGCGAGAGAGTTGTTTGACCGTCCAGGTTTCAGTTTTCGCCTTCCTTAATTTCTTCTTTTTAAAGTGGCACGGACGT
It encodes:
- the LOC119303935 gene encoding uncharacterized protein LOC119303935, producing the protein MAPEQGSRGAKADAAAMETAGRGGGGRPSSGAEAGWAWSWACCAVAAGVAAVGLAGAGVLVWWAVAFHPAREQLWMVPVGLVLLGTPLVAWLSLFASGACRRLGTSHHHPPPAER
- the LOC119303934 gene encoding uncharacterized protein LOC119303934 — protein: MASRGGYAWALAAGLNAALAAISAKFFAPMLLKYGMVILFNVTMWGCYVNSLKALSSLQATVTNFAANFISSGLAGYFLFQEPLPSKWFAGASLIILGVFILSKSSIEEKVNSD